In the Wyeomyia smithii strain HCP4-BCI-WySm-NY-G18 chromosome 2, ASM2978416v1, whole genome shotgun sequence genome, one interval contains:
- the LOC129725562 gene encoding UDP-glucosyltransferase 2-like gives MRQQRRLADILHWLKVICVFGTLLLHGATEASRILCIYPSPGRSHVMVGQALLKGLAERGHEVTMVSPFKLSKPVKNYREILVPVDDYVAKKTKEYLEKPPNMLTALPEMIGKMLTFANDTVNYPSFVELKKEKFDLVIVGFFVADFVIGYGAHFNAPTVILWTGGNAKFTSDMVGNPRAIVAATNMMFGPQDATKFITRLKNFMIGSIENVFTAYAFYKQKPYYDWNFPSDRYPSYAEVRKNVSLVLLNTHFSHGGARPYLQNMVEVGGLQIKTKPDPLPKDIQEWLDGAGEHGAIYFCLGSNLKSSDLPAEKMQIFIESLGKLKQRILWKWETDSFPNQPANVMAKKWLPQDDVLAHKNIVLFIAHGGLGGIAEARYHGVPILGIPIFAEQAGNVRTVAHEGWGLEVDYMNFNGTTFDALVKEILTNPIYRQKAKQISALYRDRPQTAMETACFWVEYIIRHRGATHMHYQGADLSFIQMHMLDVIVVVVLVLFVILRIVAFVGKRVVRLVFGSRKKQKVN, from the exons ATGAGGCAGCAACGACGATTGGCTGACATTCTCCATTGGCTGAAGGTGATTTGCGTCTTTGGAACACTTCTGCTTCATGGGGCAACAGAAGCCAGCCGGATACTTTGTATCTATCCTAGCCCGGGAAGATCGCATGTTATGGTCGGACAGGCGCTGCTGAAAGGTTTAGCTGAACGTGGTCATGAG GTAACAATGGTTAGTCCATTCAAGCTATCGAAACCAGTTAAGAACTATCGGGAAATTTTGGTTccggtggatgattatgtcgCTAAGAAGACAAAGGAGTATCTCGAGAAACCACCAAATATGCTAACGGCGCTTCCAGAGATGATAGGAAAGATGCTGACATTTGCCAATGACACTGTTAACTATCCCAGTTTTGTGGAGCTCAAGAAGGAGAAGTTTGATCTGGTGATTGTGGGATTTTTCGTGGCAGATTTCGTTATCGGTTATGGTGCTCACTTTAACGCTCCAACGGTTATTCTTTGGACAGGTGGTAACGCCAAGTTTACATCGGATATGGTCGGCAATCCAAGGGCAATTGTAGCTGCCACCAATATGATGTTTGGGCCACAAGATGCAACTAAATTTATCACACGATTAAAAAATTTCATGATTGGCAGTATCGAGAATGTGTTTACCGCATATGCTTTCTACAAGCAAAAGCCATACTACGACTGGAATTTTCCATCCGACCGTTATCCCAGCTACGCGGAAGTACGTAAGAATGTTTCGTTGGTACTATTGAATACACATTTCTCGCATGGGGGAGCGAGACCCTATCTGCAGAATATGGTCGAAGTTGGTGGTCTGCAGATCAAGACTAAACCAGACCCTCTCCCTAAGGATATCCAGGAATGGTTGGACGGAGCCGGCGAACATGGAGCAATCTACTTTTGTTTAGGATCGAATCTAAAGTCATCCGATTTGCCAGCGGAGaaaatgcagatatttattgaaaGTTTGGGAAAACTGAAGCAGCGTATCCTGTGGAAATGGGAAACGGACAGTTTTCCCAATCAACCGGCTAATGTTATGGCGAAAAAGTGGCTACCACAGGATGACGTTCTTGCACACAAGAATATAGTTTTGTTTATTGCCCACGGTGGTCTAGGAGGAATAGCCGAAGCTCGCTATCACGGAGTTCCGATTCTGGGGATCCCCATTTTCGCGGAGCAGGCTGGTAATGTACGCACTGTGGCACATGAAGGCTGGGGTTTGGAGGTAGATTACATGAATTTTAATGGAACAACATTCGATGCGTTGGTGAAGGAGATTCTTACGAATCCGATTTATCGCCAGAAAGCTAAGCAAATATCGGCTCTTTATCGGGACCGTCCTCAAACGGCGATGGAAACGGCCTGCTTCTGGGTTGAGTATATTATTCGACATCGAGGGGCCACTCATATGCACTATCAGGGGGCGGATTTGAGCTTCATCCAGATGCACATGCTGGACGTGATAGTGGTGGTAGTGCTTGTATTATTCGTGATATTACGAATTGTTGCCTTTGTAGGCAAACGTGTAGTCAGACTAGTTTTTGGTTCGCGAAAGAAGCAGAAAGTAAACTAG